From bacterium, a single genomic window includes:
- a CDS encoding ATP-binding protein, giving the protein MNKYTKRSESKFVSVAVKQMKNPFIYGEEVSGNAFCNRKDEIAELVKDIENGENIIIFSPRRYGKTSLIKEVIRNLQNRPFLIAYIDLYPAITKEKFIEVYARALSQSIKGKIEVVMERIKELLPRLLPKIVIRPDNLPEVEFEYDKTTNISPILDDLLTAVKKEADRRGMNGVVVFDEFQEIANYGDDEIEKKMRSVFQSHRNVSYIFMGSKHHLMFDMFYNLNRPFYKSGKHFPLGKIEKGNLISFIKYHFKRSQIQIEDKTIEKIVEISECHPYYTQYLCHILWDEYSDQVKVEEKSVALALLGLLKKESTLFATIWDTLTLKQKQVLAGLSQQEKAEVFSTDFLRRYNLGAPSSVQKALKGLMEKELIEKENGQYIICDIFFKRWILEQAKR; this is encoded by the coding sequence ATGAATAAATACACAAAACGCTCAGAAAGCAAATTCGTATCCGTAGCAGTAAAACAGATGAAGAATCCTTTTATTTATGGAGAAGAGGTTTCTGGAAACGCCTTTTGTAACCGAAAAGATGAAATCGCTGAACTGGTAAAAGATATCGAAAATGGAGAAAATATAATTATTTTCTCTCCCAGACGATATGGAAAAACTTCTCTTATTAAGGAAGTGATTAGAAATCTTCAGAATAGACCTTTTCTCATTGCCTATATTGATTTGTATCCGGCTATCACAAAAGAAAAGTTTATAGAAGTTTATGCTCGAGCTTTAAGTCAGAGTATTAAGGGTAAAATTGAAGTAGTTATGGAAAGGATAAAAGAACTATTACCACGTTTGCTTCCTAAGATAGTAATTCGACCTGATAATTTGCCAGAGGTTGAATTTGAATATGATAAAACTACCAATATTAGCCCAATATTAGATGATTTACTCACCGCGGTTAAGAAAGAAGCGGATAGAAGAGGAATGAATGGTGTGGTGGTTTTTGATGAATTTCAAGAGATTGCTAATTATGGGGATGATGAAATAGAGAAAAAGATGCGCTCTGTATTTCAATCTCATCGAAATGTAAGTTACATCTTTATGGGAAGTAAACACCATCTAATGTTTGATATGTTTTACAATCTCAACAGGCCTTTTTATAAAAGTGGCAAGCACTTCCCATTGGGAAAAATAGAAAAAGGTAATCTTATTTCGTTTATTAAATACCACTTCAAAAGAAGCCAGATTCAGATAGAAGACAAAACCATAGAAAAAATCGTAGAAATCTCTGAATGCCATCCTTATTATACTCAATATCTCTGCCATATTTTATGGGATGAATATAGCGACCAGGTAAAAGTAGAAGAAAAGAGTGTTGCTCTGGCTCTTTTGGGATTGCTTAAGAAAGAATCAACCCTTTTTGCCACTATTTGGGATACCTTGACTCTAAAACAAAAACAGGTTCTGGCAGGTTTAAGTCAACAAGAAAAGGCAGAAGTATTCTCAACTGATTTCTTAAGAAGATATAATCTGGGAGCACCTTCAAGTGTTCAAAAGGCACTCAAGGGACTAATGGAAAAAGAACTAATAGAAAAGGAAAATGGCCAATACATAATTTGTGATATCTTTTTCAAACGCTGGATATTAGAGCAAGCAAAGCGTTAA
- a CDS encoding flagellar biosynthesis anti-sigma factor FlgM, producing the protein MVVNPITLTPKVTEVNGVKSKGIENDSALADKVSISSQARGIQQERVEAKELAKKIMVASPDIRQEKISKVIERLNSHSLTKEEIIEGVAERMARMIGIGLS; encoded by the coding sequence ATGGTAGTAAATCCAATTACATTAACACCAAAAGTAACTGAGGTAAATGGGGTCAAATCCAAAGGGATAGAGAATGATTCTGCACTGGCAGATAAAGTATCTATCTCTTCTCAGGCAAGAGGGATTCAACAGGAAAGGGTTGAAGCAAAAGAATTAGCAAAAAAGATAATGGTTGCCAGCCCTGATATTCGTCAGGAAAAAATCTCAAAGGTCATCGAACGACTGAATAGTCATTCTCTCACAAAAGAAGAGATAATAGAGGGGGTTGCCGAGCGAATGGCACGGATGATAGGCATCGGCTTAAGTTAA